In a single window of the Terriglobales bacterium genome:
- a CDS encoding NUDIX domain-containing protein: MAREISAGGVVIRHMRGGWHMAVIEPAGRGAQTRPGRKPTRGVLALPKGLVDKGEKPEQTALREVREETGVEAAFLGKLGDIKYTYVRSWGDGEKVFKIVSFYLLKYTSGEIGDIKPAMRKEVSRAEWIPLHDAERVLSYKGERDMVAKAMAYIQSHPDLAPAVV, translated from the coding sequence ATGGCGCGTGAGATCTCCGCCGGGGGCGTGGTCATCCGGCACATGCGCGGCGGCTGGCACATGGCGGTCATCGAACCGGCCGGCAGGGGCGCCCAGACTCGGCCCGGGCGCAAGCCCACCCGGGGTGTCCTGGCCCTCCCCAAGGGCCTGGTGGACAAGGGGGAGAAGCCGGAACAGACCGCCCTCCGTGAGGTGCGCGAAGAAACCGGGGTGGAAGCCGCCTTCCTGGGCAAGCTCGGGGACATCAAGTACACCTATGTCCGCTCCTGGGGCGACGGCGAAAAGGTGTTCAAGATCGTCAGCTTCTACCTGCTGAAGTACACCTCGGGAGAGATCGGCGACATCAAGCCGGCTATGCGCAAGGAGGTCAGCCGGGCGGAATGGATCCCGCTCCATGACGCCGAAAGAGTCCTCTCCTACAAGGGCGAGAGGGACATGGTGGCCAAGGCGATGGCCTACATCCAAAGCCATCCTGACCTCGCGCCTGCGGTCGTGTGA